A DNA window from Rubripirellula tenax contains the following coding sequences:
- a CDS encoding dockerin type I domain-containing protein has translation MNQWLQVTVLASGNAGLTTDDVFYLGNQVGEVTGGALGSRLRVTSTDTLVIRGNQLTAPGSAGIENPHDLNRDGRVTSTDTLIVRGNQVIQGLLMMTAPQPLAPPQQGDALTATNPVQQNPVEQVIASTIPVSPVETEVVETENTAPTRREYRQAVSTGYRLPTTANATDCPASGGFATSDGNPTRRNRPLSRFPT, from the coding sequence ATGAACCAGTGGCTACAAGTCACGGTGCTTGCGTCGGGCAATGCCGGGTTGACGACTGATGATGTCTTCTATCTGGGCAATCAAGTCGGCGAAGTCACCGGCGGCGCGCTGGGCAGTCGCCTGCGAGTGACCTCGACCGACACGTTGGTGATTCGCGGAAATCAGTTGACTGCCCCTGGATCAGCCGGCATCGAAAATCCGCACGACCTGAACCGTGATGGCCGGGTGACATCGACGGACACTTTGATCGTGCGAGGAAACCAAGTCATCCAGGGACTGTTGATGATGACCGCGCCACAACCGCTGGCGCCGCCCCAGCAAGGTGATGCACTCACGGCGACGAATCCGGTCCAACAGAATCCGGTCGAGCAAGTCATCGCCAGCACGATCCCCGTTTCGCCCGTCGAAACCGAAGTCGTCGAAACCGAAAACACCGCGCCGACGCGGCGCGAGTACAGACAAGCGGTATCTACCGGCTACCGGCTACCGACAACTGCGAATGCAACTGATTGCCCTGCGTCGGGTGGATTTGCGACTAGCGATGGAAACCCGACGCGACGTAACCGCCCGCTTTCGAGATTTCCAACGTGA
- a CDS encoding PEP-CTERM sorting domain-containing protein, translating into MSSIIGMAHVHGGVIFSTSYTAAEGYSNAPLSNNVNWVGGGQVAVRPNTTGFTTKGGVVSADPTYHVTGALDGSPGRSFGVGDRISIQTQLQFTLPGAAFAQEVARFGFSDSAGGGLQSGFGVVWDRGITQPDNESGFVRFFPDFNDYVLVDDVRPVNQANSFSIEGRYVGLDVFDTRGNGADLRSNPFEIDYTAEKTGSNEWSVIDLTIRDLQSRATFFYDRNVQPTQTFSFAGSNAFFGQRMGVQGRDGAALNPTSEFVTFSHTSAAVPEPGTIWIVAIGMIAYFIPRRLRQTYGVECGKGMRIL; encoded by the coding sequence ATGTCAAGCATTATCGGCATGGCGCACGTGCATGGCGGCGTCATATTCAGCACCAGCTACACGGCGGCCGAAGGTTATTCGAATGCACCGCTAAGCAACAACGTGAACTGGGTTGGTGGTGGGCAAGTCGCAGTGCGCCCCAATACAACCGGATTCACAACCAAGGGAGGCGTTGTATCCGCGGACCCCACGTATCACGTGACGGGCGCATTGGATGGTTCGCCTGGCCGCTCGTTCGGCGTCGGTGATCGGATCTCGATTCAAACTCAATTGCAGTTCACGTTGCCCGGCGCCGCCTTTGCCCAAGAAGTGGCAAGGTTTGGATTCTCAGATTCAGCCGGTGGGGGCCTTCAATCCGGGTTTGGCGTCGTTTGGGATCGAGGGATAACCCAACCTGACAATGAAAGTGGGTTTGTGCGATTTTTTCCGGACTTCAATGACTACGTTTTGGTTGACGACGTTAGGCCGGTCAATCAAGCCAACTCGTTTTCGATTGAAGGACGCTACGTTGGCTTGGACGTGTTCGATACGCGGGGCAACGGGGCTGATCTGCGATCCAACCCTTTTGAGATCGACTATACGGCCGAGAAAACCGGGTCAAATGAATGGAGCGTCATTGACCTGACGATCAGAGATTTACAATCCAGGGCGACGTTTTTCTACGACCGCAACGTTCAACCCACGCAGACATTTTCGTTCGCCGGCAGCAACGCCTTTTTCGGCCAACGCATGGGTGTCCAAGGACGCGACGGTGCCGCTCTGAATCCGACAAGCGAATTTGTCACGTTCAGTCACACGAGTGCAGCGGTACCGGAACCCGGTACGATTTGGATCGTCGCGATCGGAATGATTGCCTACTTCATTCCGCGACGGTTGCGGCAGACTTACGGCGTCGAGTGCGGCAAAGGAATGCGAATCCTGTAA